AGACTCCATTCAGCACCTCAGCCCCGAGGGCATGGTTGAAGCCTTTAACAAGTTTTCGTGGGACGACCAGGCCGTGGCAAAGCACCTCCCAGTCTACTGCAAAGCTAGTCCAGAGGAGCTTAAAAAGGTGGACGATGCCTTTGTCAAACTCGTTCCGTCCCAAGACAAGGTCTATGGTCCAAATTTCAATACCATGGCACTGTGGCTCAAGACCAGAATTCATATGCAAATGGGCAACCATAATGCGTAGCATAATGTGAGCAATGCGAGctacggagtagtgagcaATGGCGAACAAAGTGAGTATGCTGAGCATGAGCGACCGTCagggagcctaaggaagagaaggatTCCtcactgtgcaagtacgaatgtaaggagtactgaaacaggtgacctaccgacgtcgaagactaggtagtagatcactatggaatgagcgTAACGAATGGAGTAGGGatgcgaattcatccttagatGAATGAGATGCCACTCTGAGCTTCTCCATTAGTGTCTTTCTTAG
Above is a genomic segment from Theileria equi strain WA chromosome 4 map unlocalized gcontig_1105316255041, whole genome shotgun sequence containing:
- a CDS encoding conserved hypothetical protein (encoded by transcript BEWA_045690A), producing MEKFGSDLESINKFADSIQHLSPEGMVEAFNKFSWDDQAVAKHLPVYCKASPEELKKVDDAFVKLVPSQDKVYGPNFNTMALWLKTRIHMQMGNHNA